A window of Harpia harpyja isolate bHarHar1 chromosome 23, bHarHar1 primary haplotype, whole genome shotgun sequence contains these coding sequences:
- the LOC128135481 gene encoding histone H4: MSGRGKGGKGLGKGGAKRHRKVLRDNIQGITKPAIRRLARRGGVKRISGLIYEETRGVLKVFLENVIRDAVTYTEHAKRKTVTAMDVVYALKRQGRTLYGFGG; the protein is encoded by the coding sequence ATGTCCGGCAGAGGCAAGGGCGGGAAGGGGCTCGGCAAGGGGGGCGCCAAGCGGCACCGCAAGGTGCTGCGCGACAACATCCAGGGCATCACCAAGCCGGCCATCCGCCGCCTGGCTCGGCGCGGCGGCGTGAAGCGCATCTCGGGGCTCATCTACGAGGAGACGCGCGGCGTGCTGAAGGTCTTCCTGGAGAACGTGATCCGTGACGCCGTCACCTACACGGAGCACGCCAAGAGGAAGACGGTCACGGCCATGGACGTGGTCTACGCCCTCAAGCGCCAGGGACGCACCCTCTACGGCTTCGGCGGCTGA
- the LOC128135459 gene encoding histone H3 — protein sequence MARTKQTARKSTGGKAPRKQLATKAARKSAPATGGVKKPHRYRPGTVALREIRRYQKSTELLIRKLPFQRLVREIAQDFKTDLRFQSSAVMALQEASEAYLVGLFEDTNLCAIHAKRVTIMPKDIQLARRIRGERA from the coding sequence ATGGCGCGCACGAAGCAGACGGCGCGTAAGTCGACGGGCGGGAAGGCGCCCCGCAAGCAGCTGGCCACCAAGGCGGCCCGCAAGAGCGCGCCGGCCACGGGCGGCGTGAAGAAGCCGCACCGCTACCGGCCCGGCACGGTGGCGCTGCGCGAGATCCGGCGCTACCAGAAGTCGACGGAGCTGCTGATCCGCAAGCTGCCCTTCCAGCGCCTGGTGCGGGAGATCGCGCAGGACTTCAAGACCGACCTGCGCTTCCAGAGCTCGGCCGTGATGGCGCTGCAGGAGGCGAGCGAGGCCTACCTGGTGGGGCTCTTCGAGGACACCAACCTCTGCGCCATCCACGCCAAGCGCGTCACCATCATGCCCAAGGACATCCAGCTGGCCCGCCGCATCCGCGGCGAGCGCGCCTGA
- the LOC128135470 gene encoding histone H2B 8 has product MPEPAKSAPAPKKGSKKAVTKTQKKGDKKRRKTRKESYSIYVYKVLKQVHPDTGISSKAMGIMNSFVNDIFERIAGEASRLAHYNKRSTITSREIQTAVRLLLPGELAKHAVSEGTKAVTKYTSSK; this is encoded by the coding sequence ATGCCGGAACCAGCTAAATCCGCTCCTGCTCCGAAGAAGGGCTCCAAGAAAGCCGTCACCAAGACGCAGAAGAAGGGTGACAAGAAACGTAGAAAGACTAGGAAGGAGAGCTACTCGATCTACGTGTACAAGGTGCTGAAGCAGGTGCACCCCGACACGGGCATCTCGTCCAAGGCCATGGGCATCATGAACTCCTTCGTCAACGACATCTTCGAGCGCATCGCCGGCGAGGCCTCGCGCCTGGCGCACTACAACAAGCGCTCCACCATCACCTCGCGGGAGATCCAGACGGCCGTGcggctcctgctgcccggcgagctGGCCAAGCACGCCGTCTCGGAGGGCACCAAGGCTGTCACCAAGTACACCAGCTCCAAGTAA
- the LOC128135669 gene encoding histone H2A — protein sequence MSGRGKQGGKARAKAKSRSSRAGLQFPVGRVHRLLRKGNYAERVGAGAPVYLAAVLEYLTAEILELAGNAARDNKKTRIIPRHLQLAIRNDEELNKLLGKVTIAQGGVLPNIQAVLLPKKTDSHKAKSK from the coding sequence ATGTCCGGCCGCGGGAAGCAGGGCGGGAAGGCGCGGGCCAAGGCCAAGTCGCGCTCGTCGCGGGCCGGGCTGCAGTTCCCCGTGGGCCGCGTGCACCGGCTGCTGCGCAAGGGCAACTACGCGGAGCGGGTGGGCGCCGGCGCGCCGGTGTACCTGGCGGCCGTGCTGGAGTACCTGACGGCCGAGATCCTGGAGCTGGCGGGCAACGCGGCCCGCGACAACAAGAAGACGCGCATCATCCCCCGGCACCTGCAGCTGGCCATCCGCAACGACGAGGAGCTCAACAAGCTGCTGGGCAAGGTGACCATCGCGCAGGGCGGGGTGCTGCCCAACATCCAGGCCGTGCTGCTGCCCAAGAAGACTGACAGCCACAAGGCCAAGAGCAAATGA
- the LOC128135474 gene encoding histone H2B 1/2/3/4/6, whose translation MPEPAKSAPAPKKGSKKAVTKTQKKGDKKRKKSRKESYSIYVYKVLKQVHPDTGISSKAMGIMNSFVNDIFERIAGEASRLAHYNKRSTITSREIQTAVRLLLPGELAKHAVSEGTKAVTKYTSSK comes from the coding sequence ATGCCCGAGCCGGCCAAGTCCGCCCCCGCGCCCAAGAAGGGCTCCAAGAAAGCCGTCACCAAGACGCAGAAGAAGGGCGACAAGAAGCGCAAGAAGAGCCGCAAGGAGAGCTACTCGATCTACGTGTACAAGGTGCTGAAGCAGGTGCACCCCGACACGGGCATCTCGTCCAAGGCCATGGGCATCATGAACTCCTTCGTCAACGACATCTTCGAGCGCATCGCCGGCGAGGCCTCGCGCCTGGCGCACTACAACAAGCGCTCCACCATCACCTCGCGGGAGATCCAGACGGCCGTGcggctcctgctgcccggcgagctGGCCAAGCACGCCGTCTCGGAGGGCACCAAGGCCGTCACCAAGTACACCAGCTCCAAGTAG
- the LOC128135465 gene encoding histone H2A-IV translates to MSGRGKQGGKARAKAKSRSSRAGLQFPVGRVHRLLRKGNYAERVGAGAPVYLAAVLEYLTAEILELAGNAARDNKKTRIIPRHLQLAIRNDEELNKLLGKVTIAQGGVLPNIQAVLLPKKTDSHKAKAK, encoded by the coding sequence ATGTCCGGCCGCGGGAAGCAGGGCGGGAAGGCGCGGGCCAAGGCCAAGTCGCGCTCGTCGCGGGCCGGGCTGCAGTTCCCCGTGGGCCGCGTGCACCGGCTGCTGCGCAAGGGCAACTACGCGGAGCGGGTGGGCGCCGGCGCGCCGGTGTACCTGGCGGCCGTGCTGGAGTACCTGACGGCCGAGATCCTGGAGCTGGCGGGCAACGCGGCCCGCGACAACAAGAAGACGCGCATCATCCCCCGGCACCTGCAGCTGGCCATCCGCAACGACGAGGAGCTCAACAAGCTGCTGGGCAAGGTGACCATCGCGCAGGGCGGGGTGCTGCCCAACATCCAGGCCGTGCTGCTGCCCAAGAAGACCGACAGCCACAAGGCTAAAGCCAAGTAA
- the LOC128135694 gene encoding histone H1 — translation MSETAPVAAPAVSAPGAKAAAKKPKKAAGGSRARKPAGPSVTELITKAVSASKERKGLSLAALKKALAAGGYDVEKNNSRIKLGLKSLVSKGTLVQTKGTGASGSFKLNKKPGETKEKATKKKPAAKPKKPAAKKPASAAKKPKKAAAVKKSPKKAKKPAAAAAKKAAKSPKKAAKAGRPKKAAKSPAKAKAVKPKAAKPKAAKPKAAKAKKAAPKKK, via the coding sequence ATGTCGGAGACCGCGCCCGTTGCCGCTCCCGCTGTCTCTGCTCCCGGCGCCAAGGCCGCCGCCAAGAAGCCGAAGAAGGCGGCGGGCGGCTCCAGGGCCCGCAAGCCGGCGGGCCCCAGCGTCACCGAGCTGATCACCAAGGCCGTGTCCGCCTCCAAGGAGCGCAAGGGGCTCTCGCTCGCCGCGCTCAAGAAGGCGCTGGCCGCCGGCGGCTACGACGTGGAGAAGAACAACAGCCGCATCAAGCTGGGGCTCAAGAGCCTGGTCAGCAAGGGCACCCTGGTGCAGACCAAGGGCACCGGCGCTTCCGGTTCTTTCAAGCTGAACAAGAAACCGGGTGAGACGAAAGAGAAGGCGACCAAGAAAAAGCCGGCGGCCAAGCCCAAGAAGCCGGCGGCCAAGAAGCCCGCCAGCGCCGCCAAGAAGCCCAAGAAAGCGGCGGCGGTGAAGAAGAGCCCCAAGAAAGCGAAGAagccggcggccgccgcggccaAGAAAGCGGCCAAGAGCCCCAAGAAAGCGGCCAAGGCAGGGCGCCCcaagaaagcagcaaagagcCCGGCCAAGGCGAAGGCGGTGAAGCCCAAAGCAGCCAAGCCCAAGGCAGCCAAGCCGAAAGCGGCCAAAGCGAAGAAGGCGGCGCCCAAAAAGAAGTAA
- the LOC128135480 gene encoding histone H4, with the protein MSGRGKGGKGLGKGGAKRHRKVLRDNIQGITKPAIRRLARRGGVKRISGLIYEETRGVLKVFLENVIRDAVTYTEHAKRKTVTAMDVVYALKRQGRTLYGFGG; encoded by the coding sequence ATGTCCGGCAGAGGCAAGGGCGGGAAGGGGCTCGGCAAGGGGGGCGCCAAGCGGCACCGCAAGGTGCTGCGCGACAACATCCAGGGCATCACCAAGCCGGCCATCCGCCGCCTGGCTCGGCGCGGCGGCGTGAAGCGCATCTCGGGGCTCATCTACGAGGAGACGCGCGGCGTGCTGAAGGTCTTCCTGGAGAACGTGATCCGCGACGCCGTCACCTACACGGAGCACGCCAAGAGGAAGACGGTCACGGCCATGGACGTGGTCTACGCCCTCAAGCGCCAGGGACGCACCCTCTACGGCTTCGGCGGCTGA